Proteins co-encoded in one Paraburkholderia terrae genomic window:
- the ubiE gene encoding bifunctional demethylmenaquinone methyltransferase/2-methoxy-6-polyprenyl-1,4-benzoquinol methylase UbiE, with protein sequence MTKTHFGYQTVDEQEKAKKVAGVFHSVASNYDLMNDLMSGGMHRAWKAFTIAQANVRPGYRVLDIAGGTGDLSKTFAKQAGETGEVWHTDINESMLRVGRDRLIDKGIITPTLLCDAEKIPFPDNYFDVVTVAFGLRNMTHKDAALAEMRRVLKPAGRVLVLEFSKVWDPLKKAYDVYSFKVLPWLGERFAKDAESYRYLAESIRMHPDQETLKTMMEQAGLEAVKYYNLSAGVVALHVGTKY encoded by the coding sequence GTGGCCGGCGTGTTCCACTCGGTCGCCTCCAACTATGACCTGATGAACGATCTGATGTCGGGCGGGATGCACCGCGCGTGGAAGGCGTTCACGATCGCGCAGGCCAACGTGCGGCCCGGCTACCGGGTGCTCGACATCGCGGGCGGCACGGGCGATCTGTCGAAGACCTTCGCGAAGCAGGCGGGCGAGACGGGCGAAGTGTGGCACACGGACATCAATGAATCGATGCTGCGCGTGGGCCGCGACCGCCTGATCGACAAGGGCATCATCACCCCGACGCTGCTCTGCGACGCCGAAAAAATCCCCTTTCCGGACAACTACTTCGACGTGGTGACGGTGGCATTCGGCTTGCGCAACATGACGCACAAGGACGCCGCGCTCGCGGAAATGCGCCGTGTGTTGAAGCCGGCCGGCCGCGTGCTCGTGCTGGAGTTCTCGAAAGTGTGGGATCCACTCAAGAAGGCGTACGACGTCTATTCTTTTAAGGTGCTTCCGTGGCTCGGCGAGCGCTTCGCGAAGGACGCCGAGAGCTATCGCTACCTGGCCGAATCGATCCGCATGCATCCGGATCAAGAAACTTTGAAAACGATGATGGAACAAGCTGGCCTCGAAGCCGTCAAATATTACAATTTGTCAGCTGGCGTGGTAGCCTTACATGTGGGGACAAAATACTAA